Proteins co-encoded in one Kutzneria chonburiensis genomic window:
- a CDS encoding sensor domain-containing diguanylate cyclase — MLVRPANWAIRRLPPALIAFTVLVELVAVVLPFLLPGRPPTGGDWLRFGVLLTVGVVQAELSRRTERMRRFLASTVHVNMTSVWIFAGAVDLPVGLAVTLTVVLFAHLWERIWRQLASRPAHRVIYTATTVVLSVLPVRPVLAAVSGALPFLDHDLRNLIGIAAAMAAFFVTNSALVTIALKLRYPDLTVKELFGGWDVNALELATLCLGGLTAVVLMAHVYLVPLVVLPIVVLHRGVLMRQFQEAATTDHKTGVLNSVAWHDAAARELDRGADFGVLMIDLDHFKLVNDTHGHLVGDAVLREVADTLCDQVREVDAVGRFGGEEFVVLLPGAALPDAIRVAERIRTAIADLTVTEGSAAVSALSASIGVSVHPMAGAVLEQVLLAADSALYEAKRGGRNRVVSLFDPA, encoded by the coding sequence GTGCTGGTGCGGCCGGCGAACTGGGCCATCCGCCGGCTGCCGCCCGCACTCATCGCCTTCACCGTCCTCGTCGAGCTGGTCGCGGTGGTGCTGCCGTTCCTCTTACCCGGGCGGCCCCCGACCGGCGGCGACTGGCTGCGCTTCGGGGTGCTGCTGACGGTCGGCGTGGTGCAGGCCGAGCTGTCCCGGCGAACCGAGCGGATGCGACGGTTCCTGGCCAGCACCGTGCACGTGAACATGACCTCGGTGTGGATCTTCGCCGGTGCGGTGGACCTGCCGGTCGGCCTGGCCGTCACGCTCACGGTGGTGCTGTTCGCCCACCTGTGGGAACGGATCTGGCGGCAGCTGGCCAGCCGGCCGGCGCACCGGGTGATCTACACCGCCACCACCGTCGTGCTGTCCGTGCTGCCGGTACGGCCGGTGCTGGCCGCGGTGTCCGGGGCGCTGCCGTTCCTCGACCATGATCTCCGCAACCTGATCGGCATCGCGGCGGCGATGGCCGCGTTCTTCGTCACGAACAGTGCACTCGTCACGATCGCGTTGAAACTGCGCTATCCCGATCTGACGGTGAAAGAACTGTTCGGCGGCTGGGACGTCAACGCGCTGGAGCTGGCCACGCTGTGCCTCGGCGGGCTGACCGCGGTGGTGCTGATGGCCCACGTCTACCTGGTGCCGTTGGTGGTCCTGCCGATCGTGGTGCTGCATCGCGGCGTCCTGATGAGACAGTTCCAAGAGGCCGCCACCACCGATCACAAGACCGGCGTGCTGAACTCGGTGGCCTGGCACGACGCCGCCGCCCGCGAGCTGGACCGGGGCGCCGACTTCGGCGTGCTGATGATCGACCTGGACCACTTCAAGCTGGTCAACGACACGCACGGGCACCTGGTCGGCGACGCGGTGCTGCGCGAGGTCGCGGACACCCTGTGCGACCAGGTCCGCGAGGTGGACGCGGTGGGCCGCTTCGGCGGCGAGGAGTTCGTGGTGCTGTTACCCGGGGCCGCGCTGCCGGACGCGATCCGCGTGGCGGAGCGGATCCGCACCGCCATCGCGGACCTGACCGTGACCGAGGGCAGCGCGGCCGTCTCGGCGCTGTCGGCGTCCATCGGCGTGTCGGTGCACCCGATGGCCGGCGCGGTGCTGGAGCAGGTGCTGCTGGCCGCGGATTCCGCCCTGTACGAAGCGAAACGCGGCGGCCGCAACCGTGTGGTCAGTCTGTTCGACCCGGCGTGA
- a CDS encoding LysR family transcriptional regulator produces the protein MLDPARLRVLVEIGHAGSITAAAARLAFTPSALSQQLAKLERELGCRLVERGPAGVTLTRQGEVLLRHGERVVGELRDAERAVRASIEAEPESLAIGTFSSAGKALVPEALAALRERHPRARLSLVDIEPPGGYGLVTSRDLDVLITHRYPGINLPPDNGLHRSRLLADPLRLVLPAGHPKATGKIGLRDLRDEDWISGAHGVYNRVCLELVCEQADIRPHVAYETGDYEVTLALVAAGLGISLVPMTLLKDVDRDRLAVRAVPGARPQREIFVVHRKRPPRLVAELVGLLTPGRTD, from the coding sequence ATGCTCGACCCGGCCCGGCTGCGGGTGCTCGTGGAGATCGGCCATGCCGGCTCGATCACCGCCGCGGCGGCCCGGCTGGCCTTCACGCCGTCGGCGCTGTCCCAGCAGCTGGCCAAGCTGGAACGCGAGCTGGGCTGCCGGCTGGTCGAACGCGGCCCGGCCGGCGTCACCCTGACCCGTCAGGGCGAAGTCCTGTTGCGCCACGGCGAGCGCGTGGTCGGCGAGCTGCGCGACGCCGAACGCGCCGTGCGGGCCTCGATCGAGGCCGAGCCGGAGTCGCTGGCCATCGGCACGTTCTCCTCGGCCGGCAAGGCGCTCGTGCCGGAAGCCCTTGCCGCGCTGCGGGAACGCCATCCGCGGGCGCGACTGTCCCTTGTGGACATCGAGCCGCCCGGCGGCTACGGCCTGGTCACGTCGCGCGATCTGGACGTGCTCATCACGCACCGCTATCCGGGCATCAACCTGCCGCCGGACAACGGTTTGCACCGCAGCCGGCTGCTGGCCGACCCGCTGCGGCTGGTGCTGCCGGCCGGGCATCCCAAGGCCACCGGCAAGATCGGCCTGCGCGATCTGCGGGACGAGGACTGGATTTCCGGCGCGCACGGCGTCTACAACCGGGTCTGCCTGGAACTGGTGTGCGAGCAGGCGGACATCCGGCCGCACGTGGCGTACGAGACCGGCGACTACGAGGTGACGCTGGCCCTGGTGGCGGCCGGGCTCGGGATCTCGCTGGTGCCGATGACCCTGCTCAAGGACGTGGACCGCGACCGGCTGGCCGTACGGGCCGTGCCCGGGGCCCGGCCGCAGCGGGAGATCTTCGTGGTGCACCGCAAGCGCCCGCCGCGACTCGTGGCCGAGCTGGTCGGGCTGCTCACGCCGGGTCGAACAGACTGA
- a CDS encoding serine/threonine dehydratase, with amino-acid sequence MTTLLGLPTAADVATAATTIRPHARRTPVLRASVNGRDVLLKLEHLQLSGSFKLRGALNALSCVDHPTRVVTASGGNHGLAVATAAALLGVPATVYVPESAPESKTRRIEAAGARLVRHGATYAEAADAALAAVTSQDVYLPAYDHPDVIAGQGTVGAEIVADASEVDAVVVAVGGGGLAAGIALGIGDRTTVAVETKGCHALHAALEAGRPVDTEVSGVASSALGATRVGDLPFAVLNAPRTSSVLVSDDEVVAAQALLWEEFRIAVEPAAAAPFAAWLAGRVPAERPCIVLCGANSAWTTEP; translated from the coding sequence ATGACCACACTCCTGGGGCTGCCGACCGCGGCGGACGTGGCCACCGCGGCGACGACGATCCGCCCGCATGCCCGCCGCACGCCCGTCCTGCGCGCGTCGGTGAACGGCCGGGACGTGCTGCTCAAACTCGAACATCTCCAGCTCAGCGGCTCTTTCAAGCTGCGCGGGGCACTCAACGCGCTGTCCTGTGTCGACCACCCGACCCGGGTCGTCACGGCGTCCGGCGGCAACCACGGGCTGGCCGTGGCCACCGCCGCCGCGCTGCTCGGCGTGCCGGCGACGGTGTACGTGCCGGAGTCGGCCCCGGAGTCCAAGACCCGGCGGATCGAGGCCGCCGGCGCCCGGCTCGTCCGGCACGGCGCGACCTACGCCGAGGCCGCCGACGCCGCGCTGGCCGCCGTGACCTCGCAGGACGTGTACCTGCCGGCCTACGACCACCCGGACGTCATCGCCGGCCAGGGCACCGTCGGCGCGGAGATCGTCGCCGACGCGTCCGAGGTCGACGCCGTGGTGGTGGCCGTCGGCGGGGGCGGGCTGGCCGCCGGCATCGCGCTGGGCATCGGCGACCGGACGACCGTCGCCGTGGAGACCAAGGGCTGTCACGCCCTGCACGCGGCGCTCGAGGCCGGTCGGCCCGTCGACACCGAGGTGAGCGGCGTCGCCTCGTCCGCGCTCGGCGCGACCCGGGTCGGCGACCTGCCGTTCGCCGTACTCAACGCGCCCCGCACCTCGTCCGTGTTGGTCTCCGACGACGAAGTCGTTGCCGCGCAAGCACTTCTGTGGGAAGAGTTCCGCATCGCGGTGGAACCCGCCGCTGCGGCGCCGTTCGCGGCGTGGCTGGCCGGCCGGGTGCCGGCCGAGCGGCCGTGCATCGTGCTCTGCGGCGCCAACAGCGCGTGGACTACGGAACCGTGA
- a CDS encoding carbohydrate ABC transporter permease: MTQLVTAAPTAPTPESQRARPPRGSFGVVNFFSQGFLLLWAAMVVLPLLWAVMSSFKTDKEILSSPWSLPASPQFENFGRAWTTGHIGDFFVNTVIVLAGGVTITMVVGSMAAYVLARYSFPGNRIIYYAFVAGLTLPVFLALVPLFKIVGNLGTIPVIGPYIGLNSYAGLILVYVAFSLPFTVFFLHSFFRTLPTEIAEAGLLDGASHTTLFARVMLPMARPGLISIGIFNVIGQWNQYLLPLVLQQKQSSFDTDHSVLAEGLLNLAVAQGYKSDWSGLFAGMTIAMLPMLVVYVLFQRQVQAGLTAGTLK, translated from the coding sequence ATGACCCAGCTCGTCACGGCCGCGCCGACGGCCCCGACGCCGGAGTCGCAGCGGGCCAGGCCGCCGCGCGGCAGCTTCGGCGTGGTGAACTTCTTCTCGCAGGGCTTCCTGCTGCTGTGGGCGGCGATGGTGGTGCTGCCGCTGCTGTGGGCGGTGATGTCCTCGTTCAAGACGGACAAGGAGATCCTGTCCAGTCCGTGGTCGCTGCCGGCCTCGCCGCAGTTCGAGAACTTCGGCCGGGCCTGGACCACGGGCCACATCGGCGACTTCTTCGTCAACACGGTGATCGTGCTGGCCGGCGGCGTCACCATCACCATGGTGGTCGGGTCGATGGCGGCCTACGTGCTGGCCCGGTACTCGTTCCCGGGCAACCGGATCATCTACTACGCGTTCGTCGCCGGGTTGACGCTGCCGGTGTTCCTGGCCCTGGTGCCGCTGTTCAAGATCGTCGGCAACCTCGGCACCATCCCGGTGATCGGCCCGTACATCGGGCTGAACTCCTACGCCGGGCTGATCCTGGTGTACGTGGCGTTCTCGCTGCCGTTCACGGTGTTCTTCCTGCACTCCTTCTTCCGCACCCTCCCCACGGAGATCGCGGAGGCCGGGCTGCTGGACGGGGCCTCGCACACCACGCTGTTCGCCAGGGTGATGCTGCCGATGGCCCGCCCGGGCCTGATCAGCATCGGCATCTTCAACGTGATCGGCCAGTGGAACCAGTACCTGCTGCCGTTGGTGTTGCAGCAGAAGCAGTCCAGTTTCGACACCGACCACTCGGTGCTCGCCGAGGGCCTGCTCAACCTGGCCGTCGCGCAGGGCTACAAGTCCGACTGGTCGGGCCTGTTCGCCGGCATGACCATCGCCATGCTGCCGATGCTGGTGGTGTACGTGCTGTTCCAGCGGCAGGTCCAGGCCGGCCTGACGGCTGGAACGCTCAAGTAA
- a CDS encoding carbohydrate ABC transporter permease, with protein sequence MRFRRLPFIAGFLIVPVVLYVIYVVSPFVQTVFYSFTDWGGFSDTQNFIGISNYTRLFQDDIFLGAVVHNAFLLVLMPVVTILLALFLAFMLNVGGREDSAGIRGVRGSSVYKVVLFFPQVLSVAIIVILFQSVFRTDGRGLLNAFLMALGLVDPNKPVQWFNSPDLVMWCLLAVMVWSGVGFYMVLFSAAMQSIPKEIYEAALLDGASRGPTFFRITLPLLWENISVAWVYLGFIALDGFALVTGLTPDTGGGGPDHASELISNVLYRAAFTQGKFGLACAMGVALAVFSLLLAIVQLRITRRDRIEF encoded by the coding sequence ATGAGATTCCGCCGTCTGCCCTTCATCGCGGGCTTCCTGATCGTGCCCGTGGTGCTGTACGTGATCTACGTCGTCTCGCCGTTCGTGCAGACGGTGTTCTACTCGTTCACCGACTGGGGTGGCTTCTCCGACACCCAGAACTTCATCGGCATCAGCAACTACACCCGGCTGTTCCAGGACGACATCTTCCTGGGCGCGGTGGTGCACAACGCTTTCCTGCTGGTGCTGATGCCCGTGGTGACGATACTGCTCGCGCTGTTCCTCGCGTTCATGCTCAATGTCGGTGGGCGCGAGGACAGCGCGGGCATCCGTGGCGTGCGGGGCTCCAGCGTGTACAAGGTGGTGCTGTTCTTCCCGCAGGTGCTGTCCGTGGCGATCATCGTGATCCTGTTCCAGTCGGTGTTCCGCACCGACGGGCGCGGGCTGCTCAACGCCTTCCTGATGGCGCTGGGCCTGGTCGACCCGAACAAACCCGTGCAGTGGTTCAACTCCCCCGACCTGGTCATGTGGTGCCTGCTCGCGGTGATGGTGTGGAGCGGGGTCGGCTTCTACATGGTGCTGTTCTCGGCGGCCATGCAGTCGATCCCGAAGGAGATCTACGAGGCGGCGCTGCTGGACGGCGCCTCCCGCGGGCCGACGTTCTTCCGCATCACGCTGCCGCTGCTGTGGGAGAACATCTCCGTCGCCTGGGTGTACCTCGGTTTCATCGCGCTGGACGGCTTCGCCCTGGTCACCGGCCTCACCCCGGACACCGGCGGTGGCGGCCCCGACCATGCCAGCGAGCTGATCTCCAACGTGCTGTACCGGGCCGCGTTCACCCAGGGCAAGTTCGGCCTCGCCTGCGCCATGGGCGTTGCCCTCGCGGTGTTCTCGCTGCTGCTGGCCATCGTGCAGCTGCGGATCACCCGACGCGACCGCATCGAGTTCTGA
- the ngcE gene encoding N-acetylglucosamine/diacetylchitobiose ABC transporter substrate-binding protein produces MANQPGSEFTRRQLLQRAAALAVLAGPAAGVLSACAGGGGGSAGTTGTKSATNPLAVAEEAPLDVVIFDGGFGVDYAKYDINLYKKAFPKANAAFSATQKISDQLQPRFANGTPPDVIDDSGANQIKPGTLVDSNALTDLSPLLEAPSYDDPNVKVKDTLLPNVLDVGTYNGKVYLLNYGYTVYGIWYNAKVFREHNWTPPKTWAEFKTLAPQIKAAGIAPWAHAGKYPYYMGVPIMDWVGKVGGKQVLIDIDNLKPNAWRVDAVKASLNAVLELVHNGWMLPGTEGMTHTESQQAFLDGKAAFLPCGSWLENEMRKTTPAGTELTVLPMPDLTASDKMPYGTLRAEAGEPFIVPAKAKNVAGGLEFLRIMLSKDAAKNFAQATSSLSIVKGSADSVTGSTGLASVNKVNTAAGDNLLAYRSVTDWYPTMINEWEAATGELMAGRFTADQWIDKVQAAADKVAADSSIAKFHRDK; encoded by the coding sequence ATGGCTAACCAACCGGGTTCCGAATTCACCCGTCGCCAGCTGCTCCAGCGAGCGGCCGCGCTCGCGGTGCTGGCCGGCCCCGCGGCCGGTGTGCTCAGTGCCTGCGCCGGCGGTGGCGGCGGCTCGGCCGGCACGACCGGGACCAAGAGCGCGACCAACCCGCTCGCCGTCGCCGAGGAGGCGCCGCTGGACGTCGTCATCTTCGACGGCGGGTTCGGCGTCGACTACGCCAAGTACGACATCAACCTGTACAAGAAGGCGTTCCCCAAGGCCAACGCCGCCTTCAGCGCCACCCAGAAGATCTCCGACCAGCTCCAGCCGCGGTTCGCCAACGGCACCCCGCCGGACGTCATCGACGACTCCGGGGCCAACCAGATCAAGCCGGGCACGCTGGTCGACAGCAACGCGCTGACCGACCTGTCGCCGCTGCTGGAAGCGCCCAGCTACGACGACCCGAACGTCAAGGTCAAGGACACGCTGCTGCCCAACGTGCTGGACGTCGGCACCTACAACGGCAAGGTCTACCTGCTCAACTACGGCTACACCGTGTACGGCATCTGGTACAACGCCAAGGTCTTCCGCGAGCACAACTGGACGCCGCCGAAGACCTGGGCCGAGTTCAAGACGCTGGCCCCGCAGATCAAGGCGGCCGGCATCGCGCCGTGGGCCCACGCCGGCAAGTACCCGTACTACATGGGTGTGCCGATCATGGACTGGGTCGGCAAGGTCGGCGGCAAGCAGGTCCTGATCGACATCGACAACCTCAAGCCCAACGCCTGGCGGGTGGACGCGGTCAAGGCCTCGCTCAACGCCGTGCTCGAGCTGGTGCACAACGGCTGGATGCTGCCGGGCACCGAGGGCATGACGCACACCGAGTCGCAGCAGGCGTTCCTCGACGGCAAGGCGGCCTTCCTGCCCTGCGGCAGCTGGCTCGAGAACGAGATGCGCAAGACCACGCCGGCCGGCACCGAGCTGACCGTGCTGCCGATGCCCGACCTCACCGCAAGCGACAAGATGCCCTACGGCACGCTGCGGGCCGAGGCCGGCGAGCCGTTCATCGTGCCGGCCAAGGCCAAGAACGTGGCCGGCGGCCTCGAGTTCCTGCGCATCATGCTGAGCAAGGACGCGGCCAAGAACTTCGCCCAGGCCACCAGCTCGCTGTCCATCGTCAAGGGCTCGGCCGACAGCGTCACCGGCTCCACCGGCCTGGCCTCGGTGAACAAGGTGAACACGGCGGCCGGTGACAACCTGCTGGCCTACCGCTCGGTCACCGACTGGTACCCGACGATGATCAACGAGTGGGAGGCGGCCACCGGTGAGCTGATGGCCGGCCGCTTCACCGCCGACCAGTGGATCGACAAGGTGCAGGCGGCCGCCGACAAGGTGGCGGCCGACAGCTCGATCGCGAAGTTCCACCGGGACAAGTAG
- a CDS encoding glycosyltransferase — MLHGFSRHLLPRPKDWRPGLELTGFWWPHRDPDWQPSQELQAFLADGPPPVFAGFGSLGNGRGGAPGEIAVEALRKAKVRGVVSGFEAEGDDMFPIGDTPFEWLFPHMQAVVHHAGAGTTALGLRAGVPAVVVPGVVDQFLWANRLKALGLTPDAGKQKQLDPDRLAAAIRTVLDDPSYRDRTRRIGAAIAAEDGVKPVLELVDRLTR; from the coding sequence GTGCTGCACGGCTTCAGCCGGCACCTGCTGCCGCGCCCCAAGGACTGGCGGCCGGGACTGGAACTCACCGGGTTCTGGTGGCCGCACCGGGATCCGGACTGGCAGCCATCCCAGGAACTGCAAGCCTTCCTGGCCGACGGGCCGCCGCCGGTCTTCGCCGGTTTCGGCAGCCTGGGCAACGGCCGTGGCGGCGCGCCCGGCGAGATCGCCGTCGAGGCCCTGCGCAAGGCCAAGGTCCGCGGCGTCGTGTCGGGCTTCGAGGCCGAGGGCGACGACATGTTCCCCATCGGGGACACGCCGTTCGAGTGGCTGTTCCCACACATGCAGGCCGTGGTGCACCACGCAGGTGCGGGCACCACTGCGCTGGGTCTGCGAGCCGGCGTGCCGGCTGTCGTGGTGCCGGGGGTGGTGGACCAGTTCCTGTGGGCCAACCGCCTCAAGGCCCTTGGCCTCACGCCCGATGCGGGCAAGCAGAAGCAGCTCGACCCCGATCGGTTGGCCGCGGCCATCAGGACAGTGCTCGACGATCCGTCCTATCGGGACCGGACCCGGCGGATCGGGGCGGCGATAGCCGCCGAGGACGGCGTGAAACCGGTGCTGGAGCTGGTGGACCGGCTCACGCGGTAG
- a CDS encoding glycosyltransferase → MSRVVIAAMGTRGDVVPLAGLGDRLRRAGHEVAVATAEAFRGLVEPAGLEFRRLPGDPEGGAQTEAYKQYFEKGHSSRTLKELIPSMVEDMRQMGRPLAEAAKDADVLLTGFPTEQLAYQVGLGLGIPTAGAFLVPLAPTGEFPPPPLPMRSLGRLGNRLTWALAAEGARMFQGVVNDLRRDLSLPPTTPKAVRREQHERRWPILHGFSEHVVPRPRDWRPGLDVVGYWFAPMRNWEPPARLRDFLADGPPPVYFGYGSGSENVAGRLAEITATVARKAGVRAVVSNLDVDGDDMISVGHVDFDWLFPRMQALVHHGGAGTTALGLWSGTPAVTVPMFVDQHFWGARLVKLGASPDSIPYQKLHRQKLDPDRLVAAVRGVIGDGSYRARTQHLSARIQDEDGPEAVVRLVNQLAAAQGVR, encoded by the coding sequence ATGAGCAGGGTGGTGATTGCCGCGATGGGCACCAGGGGGGACGTGGTGCCACTGGCCGGACTGGGTGACCGCTTACGGCGAGCGGGCCACGAGGTGGCGGTGGCGACGGCGGAGGCGTTCCGTGGACTGGTGGAGCCGGCGGGCCTGGAGTTCCGGCGCCTGCCGGGCGATCCGGAGGGCGGCGCGCAGACCGAGGCCTATAAGCAGTACTTCGAAAAGGGTCATTCGAGCCGCACGCTCAAAGAGCTGATCCCGAGCATGGTCGAAGACATGCGCCAGATGGGCCGCCCGCTGGCCGAAGCGGCGAAGGACGCGGACGTCCTGCTGACCGGCTTCCCGACCGAGCAGCTGGCCTATCAGGTTGGTCTCGGCCTCGGCATCCCGACGGCCGGCGCGTTCCTGGTGCCGCTGGCCCCGACCGGCGAGTTCCCGCCGCCCCCGCTGCCGATGCGCTCGCTCGGCCGCCTGGGCAACCGACTGACCTGGGCGCTCGCGGCCGAGGGGGCCCGGATGTTCCAGGGCGTGGTCAACGACCTGCGCCGCGACCTCAGCCTGCCACCCACGACGCCGAAGGCGGTCCGCCGCGAGCAGCACGAGCGGCGCTGGCCCATCCTGCACGGCTTCAGCGAACACGTGGTGCCCCGGCCCCGAGACTGGCGGCCGGGACTGGACGTGGTCGGCTACTGGTTCGCGCCGATGCGCAACTGGGAGCCCCCGGCGCGGTTGCGAGACTTCCTCGCCGACGGCCCGCCGCCGGTCTACTTCGGTTACGGCAGCGGCAGTGAGAACGTCGCCGGCCGCCTCGCCGAGATCACCGCGACCGTCGCCCGCAAGGCCGGTGTTCGGGCGGTCGTGTCCAATCTGGACGTCGACGGCGATGACATGATCAGCGTCGGCCACGTCGACTTCGACTGGCTGTTCCCTCGCATGCAGGCCCTGGTCCACCATGGCGGCGCCGGCACCACCGCGCTCGGCCTCTGGTCCGGCACCCCGGCCGTGACCGTGCCCATGTTCGTCGACCAGCACTTCTGGGGCGCCCGCCTGGTCAAACTCGGCGCCTCGCCCGACTCGATCCCCTACCAGAAACTACACCGTCAGAAGCTCGACCCCGACCGTCTCGTCGCCGCTGTAAGAGGTGTCATCGGTGATGGGTCTTACCGAGCCCGAACCCAACACCTGAGCGCGCGGATCCAGGACGAGGACGGCCCCGAAGCCGTTGTGCGCCTGGTGAACCAGCTCGCCGCCGCCCAGGGTGTGCGATGA
- a CDS encoding TetR/AcrR family transcriptional regulator: protein MPFVDRAVYHLTVRSKDGSGGRTFTEQARRVQLVGCAIELIAEVGFGLASLSKIAERAGVAKSVVLYHFAGKEELLNTLVMETFLASVPYMVPPVRAEETARGKLAAYIRANGRFIDENRTAALAMYEMFIGYRSPEGKRLDQVMAESVAANPPQGELAELDPGAIFELGRRTGEFREFPVLAMVMALRQAIDGAVMFLVRDKEFDVIGYCEEVVTIFEKATKEGEP, encoded by the coding sequence TTGCCCTTTGTCGACCGAGCGGTCTACCATCTGACCGTGCGGTCTAAAGATGGGTCGGGCGGTCGGACGTTTACCGAGCAGGCTCGGCGGGTGCAGCTGGTGGGGTGCGCGATCGAGCTGATCGCGGAAGTGGGGTTCGGGCTGGCGTCGCTGAGCAAGATCGCGGAGCGGGCGGGGGTGGCGAAGAGTGTGGTGCTGTACCACTTCGCGGGTAAGGAAGAACTGCTCAACACGCTGGTGATGGAGACGTTCCTGGCGTCGGTGCCGTACATGGTGCCGCCGGTGCGGGCGGAGGAGACGGCCCGGGGCAAGCTCGCGGCGTACATCAGGGCGAACGGGCGGTTCATCGACGAGAACCGCACGGCGGCGCTGGCGATGTACGAGATGTTCATCGGTTACCGCTCACCGGAGGGCAAACGCCTGGACCAGGTGATGGCGGAGTCGGTGGCGGCGAACCCGCCGCAGGGGGAGCTGGCGGAGCTGGACCCGGGGGCGATCTTCGAACTGGGGCGGCGAACGGGGGAGTTCCGCGAGTTCCCGGTGCTGGCGATGGTGATGGCGCTGCGTCAGGCGATCGACGGCGCGGTGATGTTTCTGGTGCGAGACAAGGAATTCGACGTGATCGGCTACTGCGAGGAAGTTGTGACGATCTTCGAGAAGGCAACGAAAGAGGGGGAACCATGA
- a CDS encoding L-rhamnose mutarotase yields MRRVCFLLRVRPDRLDEYRSRHASVWPEMRAALRETGWGNYSLFLAPDGLLVGYLETDDFDAARAGMAAREVNARWQAEMAEFFVALDGSHPDEAMTPLDEVFHLD; encoded by the coding sequence ATGCGCCGCGTCTGCTTCTTGCTCCGCGTCCGCCCCGACCGCCTCGACGAGTACCGCTCCCGCCACGCCTCCGTCTGGCCCGAAATGCGCGCCGCCCTCCGGGAGACCGGTTGGGGCAACTACTCCCTCTTCCTCGCCCCCGACGGCCTCCTCGTCGGCTACCTCGAAACCGACGACTTCGACGCCGCCCGCGCCGGCATGGCCGCCCGCGAGGTCAACGCCCGCTGGCAGGCCGAAATGGCCGAGTTCTTCGTAGCCCTGGACGGCTCCCACCCCGACGAGGCCATGACCCCCTTGGACGAGGTCTTCCACCTGGACTGA
- the mnmA gene encoding tRNA 2-thiouridine(34) synthase MnmA codes for MRVLAAMSGGVDSAVAAARAVEAGHEVVGVHLALSAKPGTLRTGARGCCTVEDAHDARRAADVLGIPFYVWDFAERFTEDVIEDFVAEYAAGRTPNPCLRCNEKIKFEALLDKAIALGFDAVCTGHYAQLSTVDGRPELRRSVDVGKDQSYVLASLTEDQLAHAMFPLGDTVKEQVRVEAAARGLAVAAKPDSHDICFIPDGDTRSFLTKRLGEQAGQLVDAETGAVLGQHTGVHGFTVGQRHGLGIDAPAPDGRPRYVLSLEPVSGTVRVGSAEQLSVSAIATSDAVVHTPWPGLIECTAQVRAHGGLAPCVAEIVDGSVSVTLREPLRGVAPGQAVVLYRDDVVLCSATITGTR; via the coding sequence ATGCGGGTTCTGGCGGCGATGAGCGGCGGGGTCGACTCCGCCGTGGCCGCGGCGCGGGCCGTCGAGGCCGGGCACGAGGTCGTCGGGGTGCACCTGGCCCTGTCGGCCAAGCCCGGCACGCTGCGGACCGGGGCTCGCGGCTGTTGCACCGTCGAGGACGCCCATGACGCCCGGCGTGCCGCCGATGTGCTCGGGATTCCCTTCTACGTCTGGGATTTCGCCGAGCGCTTCACCGAGGACGTGATCGAGGACTTCGTCGCCGAGTACGCCGCCGGGCGCACGCCCAACCCGTGCCTGCGGTGCAACGAGAAGATCAAGTTCGAGGCGTTGCTGGACAAGGCCATTGCCCTTGGCTTCGACGCCGTCTGCACCGGCCACTACGCCCAGCTGTCCACTGTGGACGGCCGTCCCGAGCTGCGGCGTTCGGTCGACGTCGGCAAGGACCAGTCCTACGTCCTGGCCTCGCTGACCGAGGACCAGTTGGCGCACGCCATGTTCCCGCTCGGCGACACCGTCAAGGAGCAGGTCCGCGTGGAGGCCGCCGCCCGCGGTCTCGCCGTCGCCGCCAAGCCCGACAGCCATGACATCTGCTTCATTCCCGACGGCGACACCCGGTCGTTCTTGACCAAGCGCCTCGGTGAGCAGGCCGGTCAGTTGGTCGATGCCGAGACCGGCGCCGTCCTCGGCCAGCACACCGGTGTGCACGGCTTCACCGTCGGCCAGCGCCACGGTCTCGGCATCGACGCCCCCGCCCCCGACGGCCGTCCGCGGTACGTGTTGTCCCTGGAGCCCGTCTCCGGCACCGTCCGCGTCGGCTCCGCCGAGCAGCTCTCGGTTTCCGCGATCGCCACCTCCGACGCCGTCGTGCACACCCCGTGGCCCGGTCTCATCGAGTGCACCGCCCAGGTCCGCGCCCATGGCGGTCTCGCCCCTTGCGTCGCCGAGATCGTCGACGGTTCCGTTTCCGTCACCCTCCGCGAGCCCCTCCGCGGCGTCGCCCCGGGCCAGGCCGTCGTCCTCTACCGCGACGACGTGGTCCTGTGCAGCGCCACCATCACCGGCACCCGTTGA